Genomic DNA from Alphaproteobacteria bacterium RIFCSPHIGHO2_01_FULL_41_14:
ATCTCTTCTACAAAGAGAAAAAATTTATACTCTTTTATTAGATACCCCAGAGGTTTGTGTTGGGATTGGAGAGTCGTCTGTTGAGGAAATAGATCAAATGAATATTCGCCAAGCCACTTTATTGGCCATGACCCGGGCTCTTGAAACTCTTCATCTTCCTTTAAATGCTGTGATTATTGATGGAACAGCTCGACCTCAGTGCCTTTATCCTTGTTATGCTTATGTGAAGGGAGATCAAAGAAGCTATTCCATTGCGGCAGCTTCCATTATCGCAAAAGTCACCCGGGACCGTCTGATGCAGCAACTCTCCCTTGACTATCCTCATTTTGGATGGGAAAAGAATGTGGGATATGGCACAAAAACTCATTCTGAGGTCCTTCTAAAACATGGCCCCACTCTTTGGCACCGCAAGAGCTATCGGCCTATTGCGGCTCTTCTAGAACCAACTGTTTAACTTTTTTCATCAACGTTGGCAGAGCATATAGCCCGAGATCTGAGGGCTGCACCCAAATACCTGGCCTCTCCGAAGTCTCTGCCTTTGCTTTCACAATCGTGCCAATCAGATGGAAATGTGTAAAGGTATGCTTCACCTTCTTCCTGAGCGGAAGAAGGGAGAGAAAGGAGGGAGGAAGGGGCTGATCTTTCTCGACTTTCCATTCTGATGTGGGAAACCCCATTAAACTTGCTAGTAATCCTTTGTCAGGGCGTTTTTCTAATAAGACTTCCCCTTTGTTATTTTCGACCCAGAAAAATGTTCCATATCGGGTGGGTTTTTCTGTTTTAGGAAGACGTTTGGGAAAGTCTTCCGGATTTTGTCCAAAGGATTGGCAAAAAGAAGCGAGCGGGCAAAGGCTGCACTTAGGATTTTTTGGGGTACAGAGAGAGGACCCTAAGTCCATCAAGGCTTGAGCATAGTCTCCTGGTCGTTCTTTAGAGATTAACGGGCGCGCTTTTCCGTGGATTTCTTTTTTGACAGCAGGAAGAGGGGTTTCCAGGCGAAAAAGACGGGTTATAATGCGCTCTATGTTCCCATCTACCACGGTGGACGGTTTATCAAAGGCAATGGATAAAAGAGCCGCCGCGGTATAGGGCCCTATACCAGGCAATGTCAAAAGTATTTTTTCATCAGATGGAAACTTTCCTCCATGCTGCTGTTGTACCACCTGGGCACATCTATGCAAATTTCTGGCTCGGCTGTAGTATCCCAATCCTTGCCACACATGTAAGACATCGTCCAAGGAGGCCTCGGCCAAATCTTTTACTCTCGGCCATTTCTCTAAAAACTGCACATAATACTCTTTGACGGTAGGAACAGTGGTTTGCTGCAACATAATTTCACTGATCCATACGGCATAAGGATCAGGCCGCTGTCCGGCAAGAGAACGCCAAGGAAGCTGGCGCCGGTAAACGTCATACCATCTTAATAAAGAGCGATGATAGTGAGGAATAGAAATCATTTTTCTACTCTATAAGGAAATATCGTCGATGGCGAAAGAATTTTTTTAAAAATTCTAATAGAGAATGGTTGTTATTTTTGAGTCGATACAGTAGGTTCACCATGTTGGAGAGGTGCCAGAGTGGTTGAACGGGGCGGTCTCGAAAACCGTTGTACGTGTTTTGCGTACCGTGGGTTCGAATCCCACCTTCTCCGCCACATTCTCAATCAAGGAGATACCATGATTAACCATATTATATTATTTAAGTTCAAGAGATCTTTAACAAAACAAGAAATTGCTGAGTTGTTAAATCAAATCCGCACCTTGAGTGAATATTTTCCAGGAATCCAGAATTTTTCTTGGGGGCCCCGTAATAGTTCGGAAAAGGATGCACATGGATTTGAATATGGATTACTGCTTCAGTTTGATTCTGAAGAAACACGCAAACAGTATTTTGTCCACCCTTTAAGCGCCGAGATATCCAAGAATTTTGCACCGGCCCTAGAGGGAGGCGAGAAGGGGGCTCTTTCGTTCGATTATGAAGTTTAAGTATAGGAAGGTGACATACAATGATTAATCACATAGTTTTATTTAAATTTAAAGAATCTTTATCCCTTCAGGATATTGACCATTTATTTACACAAATCCGGAAACTGAGCGAATTCTTTCCCGGTATTCAGAACTTTTCTTGGGGACCCAATAATAGCTCTTACGGATTAAACCGTGGGTTTGAATATGCGCTCTTTTTACAATTTGATTCGGAAGAAACCCGGAAACAGTATGGAGCTCATCCTCTCAACGAAGAAATATCAGAAAAAATTGTGAGGCCTGCTTTGGAAAATGGCCTCGAGTCCAGCTTAGTGGTTGATTTTGAGACAGTATAGCTGATTCCTGCTTCCCCTGCCTTATGTGAAGGGGCACGAAGGAAAGTACAGTGTTCGTATAGGAACGTGACCAACTAGATATAAAAAACCCAGTCTTTATACTGGGTTTTTTTGTAATTATAAAGGTAAAGTTCTACTCTTTTTTACTGCACGTTAAGCAGACAAACCCAACATAAAGAGCACTTAATCCCACCAAGCCATAAACAGCGCGGGCCGGTGTGGACATATCGCCCAAAAGCATGGCCACCACGTTGTAATTGAAAAGACCCACAAGGCCCCAGTTGATTCCTCCAACAACGGTTATAAGGGTCGCAATTTTCTTAAGTAAGCATGAATGCATCATATTTTTTCTCCTATTTGTTAAACTTGGCTTCCATTGTAAGGGGATTTATTCTCCCAAGGCAAGTAGAAAAAATAGGGGAAGAAATATCTCACGCGGCCTTGACTCTTAGCCAAAAAATATCAAAAAATTTATCTTTTTTCTCTTAAGATGCATCCAAAGATACCATAGACCACAACAGATAGAAGAAAGAAATAAATGGGCATGGGGAAGGGAGTACCATTATGAAGAGCCCCCATAGCAAAAGTGACGAGAGATACAATGCTATAGTAAAAAAATCCAAAGAAAGAAGATGCTGTTCCCGTGGCATGTTCATATTTCTCTAGAGCAATGGACAAAGTGCTCGGCACGACGACGGAGGCACTAAACGTTAGAATCATCATACTTCCCACCGTTAATACTACAAACCAACGGTTAGGGGCACATAACAAGGTGAACAGCAAGATTCCCCCCAACAACAAAGACGTGCCCATCATAAATATTGTCAATCCACGTTCCATAATACGAAAAGTACTCAATGAATTATGTAACCTCCTGGCCCATAAAGCCCCGAGACTTCCTGACAAAGCTAAGAAAATAAAGGTCGTTCCGTATATCTTTGGAGAAAGGCCCAAAATATCGATGAGGTAAAAAGAGCCTTCTGAATAGTAAGAGAACATAATTCCAATGATCCCTCCCACAAATAAAGCACACGCCACTACTTTTTTATCCTTTAGCAGAGCGAAAAAAGTTCCCACCATGGAGACTGATTTTAACTGAGGTGAAGAAACTCTTGTCTCTGGCAAATTTTTATAAGAAAGAAAAAAAACCAAAGCACCAAATAAAGCCAACAAAAGAAAAATGAAAGCCCATCCGAAAGTTTCATCGATAACACCTCCTAAGACGGGACCAATGGCGGGTGCAAAAGAAAGTGCACTCCCCACCAGAGAAAATACTTTTCCTCTTTCCTTACCTTTAAAAGCATCTCGAGCAATGGCTTGTCCTAAGACACTCCCAGTGCTGCCTCCCACCGCTTGAATAAATCGAGAAACCATTAAGATTTCAATTGTAGTGGAATGAAAACATCCAATACACCCCACAATAAAGATAAAAACTCCGTAGAGGAGGCAAGGTCGTCGCCCAACGAAATCCGATAGCCTTCCCCAAAGAAGTGTCCCCACAGCAATACCAAAAAGGTAGATGGATAACGTGTATTCAACCACTGATTCTTTAACATTTAAATAACGGGCAATGTCAGGAAGAGCGGGAGCATAAACGGTTTCAGAGAATTGGGGAAGAATAGCAATAAAAACCAAAAGCCAAA
This window encodes:
- a CDS encoding A/G-specific adenine glycosylase, producing the protein MISIPHYHRSLLRWYDVYRRQLPWRSLAGQRPDPYAVWISEIMLQQTTVPTVKEYYVQFLEKWPRVKDLAEASLDDVLHVWQGLGYYSRARNLHRCAQVVQQQHGGKFPSDEKILLTLPGIGPYTAAALLSIAFDKPSTVVDGNIERIITRLFRLETPLPAVKKEIHGKARPLISKERPGDYAQALMDLGSSLCTPKNPKCSLCPLASFCQSFGQNPEDFPKRLPKTEKPTRYGTFFWVENNKGEVLLEKRPDKGLLASLMGFPTSEWKVEKDQPLPPSFLSLLPLRKKVKHTFTHFHLIGTIVKAKAETSERPGIWVQPSDLGLYALPTLMKKVKQLVLEEPQ
- a CDS encoding ribonuclease HII; its protein translation is MEINLLHPSFEIENLFEGIVAGVDEVGYGSWAGPVMAAAVVLPRDCPLSLLDLLDDSKKLSLLQREKIYTLLLDTPEVCVGIGESSVEEIDQMNIRQATLLAMTRALETLHLPLNAVIIDGTARPQCLYPCYAYVKGDQRSYSIAAASIIAKVTRDRLMQQLSLDYPHFGWEKNVGYGTKTHSEVLLKHGPTLWHRKSYRPIAALLEPTV